In Haloterrigena turkmenica DSM 5511, a single genomic region encodes these proteins:
- a CDS encoding multicopper oxidase domain-containing protein translates to MRANAGDVIEIEFVNHLDRHASMHQTALPYQVTESDGANVGYNPDTTAAPGETVGYEWYATHEGTHFFHDLANPAFDSADEPPEEANLVSRGLFGSMVVEPPEATWTHPETGEEHRSGVRADVHMPGEDEPSHREFILHYHTPEGVYPASGRELTWPGSDEPQTVHAINYRADPTGIRLGEEGLEFVNDPDPDLNEIEEYFYNSWLFGDPGGGDNVYRTYQGDPVKMVAVGASHEERHSHHLHGHRWKEVQERENVDTLDVQNLGFGGTHETKLVTAHDGVGFFDVRPIGFGPGEVPDRLEGGLNLVDDELDLNGNDDDLDGIADPLTTVRPEMSWEEAFDVGAGGAHGSAGDFLFHCHLFPHYAEGMWGSMRVYDKVQEDLELLDDNEPPLDLDDETPGFPDFIPGEQGEEPPKPPYDFIRDPTPEEAAALGDIIPGAPYTDPCDPEIAPEEFGGPTAGEEAPVREYDIVALPAELVYNDAGDHDPEGQVYVLEEDVADVLTGKMNPEPLVIRANVGECVEITLTNLMPDGRSNHIHFVSYDVLGSDSLANGYNYAQGAEPGGQMSYRWYADEEGTIFFHDHIQGVDEIMHGHFATLIVEPEDSEWLDPHTGDPIEAGTQAIVTQQDGEDFREFALLYHDFAPLRNRRGEFVNELEEHNQNAGVMAINYRNAPYYRRGPDPDPAYVHSSYVHGDPPTPVLEAYDSDPVRIRLVHAAYEEQHNFFIDGVQPNPAGVRPEDTVSQAVHVAEAFTFMLEADADELPNPDGLPVYDHLYGSGVVDDLWDGMWGVHRVFDAAVDHLQPLPDRGTPDGEITEEQLREMGHPAPFLDWEELGRKAWLTYPEDVQRKYDLGKHALDEQWQRDLVEAFEKTKHEGLLSKLLRGDLRLEDILAALGFTRKELKHETDIDPKKLKKRLEQFDGVGRVDKPPFPADKPARQNPNVGEIPPVAPDPGDPCPDDAIVREYDVTVFQTDIEFNEYGDHDPHGIVFALDEHVDEIRAGERPPTPLTLRANEGDCVQINLTNELPVDFTPEHAHPEMRTREQDLNIEWEESNRTSLSPQRLEMDIQGSGGVTVGFNFDQTIPPGETITYRWFADELIGTSILWDFADIRGHRHHGAFGHLHVEPEGSIWLDPATAEPLADHGDRFAPSMTTESIIVPDDGPAFREFPLSFSDGRYIINRNDPDDCVVPPGPDDEADAPCNQIPDDPEDQGYMAINNRAEPFIRRFQTGPDAQHLVFDSDTHGDPATPVANAFVDDPVRFRVSHTADKARGLDFHLAAHQWLRNQDIPESEIISVSDQFMPGKARDVDPLGGAGGLVDSVGDHIYMETKMRRRLEAGAWGIFRVGEDDGDFAEPVQPLPDRVKKKRLDPRDRQGWTVASGDCNGNGETDVLIGVPDSRVGGIDAGAAYLFYGPVDETAITDLADADVQFVGKPGKRVGTDVHIGDKSIYLDTKGKKARYVFDGTKTLRGSISVDDADRKN, encoded by the coding sequence GGTGAGGAACACCGCAGCGGCGTCCGCGCGGACGTCCACATGCCCGGCGAGGACGAGCCGTCGCACCGCGAGTTCATCCTCCACTACCACACGCCGGAGGGAGTGTATCCGGCCAGCGGCCGGGAACTGACCTGGCCCGGCTCCGACGAACCCCAGACGGTCCACGCGATCAACTACCGGGCCGATCCGACCGGCATCAGGCTTGGCGAGGAGGGCCTCGAGTTCGTCAACGATCCCGATCCGGATCTCAACGAAATCGAGGAGTACTTCTACAACTCCTGGCTGTTCGGCGATCCCGGTGGCGGCGACAACGTTTACCGGACGTATCAGGGCGATCCGGTGAAGATGGTCGCCGTTGGCGCCTCCCACGAGGAACGCCACTCCCACCACCTCCACGGCCACCGCTGGAAGGAGGTCCAGGAGCGCGAGAACGTCGACACCCTCGACGTGCAGAACCTCGGATTCGGCGGGACTCACGAGACGAAACTGGTCACCGCCCACGATGGCGTCGGCTTCTTCGACGTCCGGCCGATCGGCTTCGGGCCCGGTGAAGTGCCCGACCGGCTCGAGGGCGGGCTGAACCTCGTCGACGACGAGTTAGACCTCAACGGCAATGACGACGACCTCGACGGGATCGCCGACCCGCTCACGACCGTCCGGCCGGAGATGAGCTGGGAGGAAGCCTTCGACGTCGGCGCCGGCGGCGCACACGGAAGCGCCGGCGATTTCCTGTTCCACTGCCACCTGTTCCCCCACTACGCCGAAGGGATGTGGGGCAGCATGCGCGTCTACGACAAGGTCCAAGAGGATCTCGAACTCCTCGACGACAACGAGCCGCCGCTGGATCTCGACGACGAGACGCCCGGGTTCCCGGACTTCATCCCCGGCGAGCAAGGCGAGGAACCGCCGAAACCGCCCTACGACTTCATCCGCGACCCGACGCCCGAAGAGGCCGCGGCGCTCGGGGACATCATTCCCGGCGCACCATACACCGATCCTTGCGACCCCGAGATCGCCCCCGAAGAGTTCGGCGGCCCGACCGCCGGGGAGGAAGCGCCCGTGCGCGAGTACGACATCGTCGCGCTCCCAGCCGAACTCGTCTACAACGACGCCGGCGATCACGACCCCGAGGGACAGGTGTACGTCCTCGAGGAGGACGTCGCGGACGTGCTGACGGGGAAGATGAACCCCGAGCCGCTGGTGATCCGCGCGAACGTCGGCGAGTGCGTCGAAATCACGCTGACGAACCTGATGCCCGACGGGCGCTCGAACCACATCCACTTCGTCTCCTACGACGTGCTCGGCTCGGACTCGCTCGCCAACGGCTACAACTACGCTCAAGGGGCCGAGCCCGGCGGTCAGATGAGCTACCGCTGGTACGCCGACGAGGAAGGGACGATCTTCTTCCACGACCACATTCAGGGGGTCGACGAGATTATGCACGGCCACTTCGCCACGCTGATCGTCGAACCCGAGGACTCCGAGTGGCTCGATCCCCACACCGGCGACCCGATCGAGGCCGGCACGCAGGCGATCGTCACGCAGCAGGACGGCGAGGACTTCCGCGAGTTCGCGCTGCTGTACCACGACTTCGCGCCGCTGCGCAACCGGCGGGGCGAGTTCGTCAACGAACTCGAGGAGCACAATCAGAACGCGGGCGTGATGGCGATCAACTACCGGAACGCGCCCTACTACCGCCGCGGACCCGACCCCGACCCGGCGTACGTCCACAGCTCCTACGTCCACGGCGATCCGCCCACGCCGGTACTCGAGGCCTACGACAGCGACCCGGTGCGGATCCGCCTGGTCCACGCCGCCTACGAGGAGCAGCACAACTTCTTCATCGACGGCGTGCAGCCGAATCCCGCCGGCGTGAGACCAGAGGATACGGTCTCGCAGGCCGTCCACGTCGCCGAAGCGTTCACGTTCATGCTCGAGGCGGACGCCGACGAGCTGCCAAACCCGGACGGCCTCCCGGTCTACGATCACCTCTACGGCTCGGGGGTCGTCGACGACCTCTGGGACGGCATGTGGGGTGTCCACCGCGTCTTCGACGCGGCGGTCGACCACCTGCAGCCGCTGCCCGACCGCGGCACGCCCGACGGCGAAATCACCGAGGAGCAACTGCGCGAGATGGGTCACCCAGCGCCGTTCCTCGACTGGGAGGAGCTGGGCCGCAAAGCGTGGCTCACCTACCCCGAGGACGTCCAGCGGAAGTACGACCTCGGCAAGCACGCCCTCGACGAGCAGTGGCAGCGCGACCTGGTCGAGGCGTTCGAGAAAACCAAGCACGAGGGACTCCTCTCGAAGCTCCTTCGCGGCGACCTCCGGCTCGAGGATATCCTCGCGGCGCTCGGGTTCACGCGCAAGGAACTGAAACACGAGACGGATATCGATCCGAAGAAGCTGAAAAAGCGCCTCGAGCAGTTCGACGGCGTGGGACGGGTCGACAAGCCGCCGTTCCCGGCGGACAAGCCTGCCCGTCAGAACCCCAACGTCGGGGAGATTCCGCCCGTGGCACCAGATCCGGGCGATCCGTGCCCCGACGATGCGATCGTCCGGGAGTACGACGTGACCGTCTTCCAGACGGACATCGAGTTCAACGAGTACGGCGACCACGACCCACACGGGATCGTGTTCGCGCTCGACGAACACGTCGACGAGATCCGGGCCGGCGAGCGGCCACCGACGCCGTTGACGCTCCGCGCGAACGAGGGCGACTGCGTCCAGATCAACCTCACCAACGAGTTGCCGGTCGACTTCACCCCCGAGCACGCCCACCCGGAGATGCGGACCCGCGAGCAGGACCTGAACATCGAGTGGGAGGAGTCTAACCGGACCTCGCTCAGTCCCCAACGGCTCGAGATGGACATCCAGGGCTCGGGGGGCGTGACCGTCGGCTTCAACTTCGACCAGACGATCCCGCCGGGGGAGACGATCACGTATCGGTGGTTCGCCGACGAGCTAATCGGCACGTCCATCCTGTGGGACTTCGCCGATATCCGCGGCCACCGCCATCACGGTGCCTTCGGCCACCTGCACGTCGAGCCCGAGGGCTCGATCTGGCTCGATCCCGCCACGGCCGAGCCGCTGGCCGACCACGGTGATCGGTTCGCGCCGTCGATGACGACCGAGAGCATCATCGTGCCCGACGACGGCCCGGCGTTCCGCGAGTTCCCGCTGTCGTTCAGCGACGGGCGGTACATCATCAACCGCAACGATCCAGACGACTGCGTCGTGCCGCCGGGACCAGACGACGAGGCAGACGCGCCGTGTAACCAGATCCCGGACGATCCGGAGGATCAGGGATACATGGCGATCAACAACCGCGCGGAGCCGTTCATCCGCCGGTTCCAGACCGGGCCTGACGCACAGCACCTCGTCTTCGACTCCGACACCCACGGCGATCCGGCGACGCCCGTGGCGAACGCGTTCGTGGACGATCCGGTCCGCTTCCGCGTCAGCCACACCGCCGACAAGGCCCGCGGCCTCGACTTCCACCTCGCCGCCCACCAGTGGCTCCGCAACCAGGACATCCCCGAGTCCGAGATCATCAGCGTCAGCGATCAGTTCATGCCCGGCAAGGCGCGCGACGTCGATCCGCTTGGCGGTGCCGGCGGGCTGGTCGACAGCGTCGGTGACCACATCTACATGGAAACGAAGATGCGCCGGCGCCTCGAGGCCGGCGCCTGGGGCATCTTCCGCGTCGGCGAGGACGACGGCGACTTCGCCGAACCCGTCCAACCGCTGCCGGACCGCGTGAAGAAGAAGCGCCTCGACCCGCGGGACCGACAGGGCTGGACCGTCGCCTCCGGCGACTGCAACGGCAACGGCGAGACGGACGTCCTGATCGGCGTCCCCGACAGTCGCGTCGGCGGCATCGACGCTGGGGCCGCGTACCTGTTCTACGGCCCGGTCGACGAGACGGCGATCACCGATCTGGCCGACGCCGACGTCCAGTTCGTCGGCAAGCCGGGCAAGCGCGTCGGGACCGACGTCCACATCGGCGATAAGTCGATCTACCTCGACACGAAGGGGAAGAAGGCCCGGTACGTCTTCGACGGGACGAAGACGCTCCGGGGTTCGATCAGCGTCGACGACGCCGACCGAAAGAACTGA
- a CDS encoding tRNA (guanine(26)-N(2))-dimethyltransferase produces the protein MRVTEGGIDLEVPGEQTEGVEESVFYNPRQELNRDLTIATLRTFREREERAESYLDAMTASGVRGIRAAADGWDVTCCDLEEDAVDLARENLERNDLADEARVEHRNVNALMHDELFDVIDLDPYGTPMPFADAAFARCRDLLCVTATDTAPLCGAHFNSGVRSYSAVPQNTDYHPEMGVRILISALARSGARFDVGVEPILTHATSHYVRTYLELDRKASAADAALEHLGHVYHCEDCLYRETEHGQVADPLERCPHCGGERLLTAGPVWLGPVQDTEFVADVRAAVPDSFGTAEKSRELCETLEAELDEPTHYDQHKLCKNWGLPANAMDDFLADLRDAGHAASPAHYGGTTFKTDASVGEIRAATEGSLE, from the coding sequence ATGCGCGTCACCGAGGGCGGGATCGATCTCGAGGTCCCCGGCGAACAGACCGAGGGCGTCGAGGAGTCGGTGTTCTACAACCCCAGACAGGAGCTGAACCGGGACCTGACGATCGCGACGCTGCGGACCTTTCGCGAGCGCGAGGAGCGCGCCGAGAGCTACCTGGACGCGATGACCGCCAGCGGGGTCCGCGGGATCCGCGCGGCCGCCGACGGCTGGGACGTCACCTGCTGCGATCTCGAGGAAGACGCCGTCGATCTCGCGCGGGAGAACCTCGAGCGAAACGACCTCGCGGACGAGGCGCGCGTCGAGCACCGCAACGTCAACGCGCTTATGCACGACGAGCTGTTCGACGTGATCGACCTTGATCCCTACGGGACGCCGATGCCCTTCGCCGACGCGGCCTTCGCCCGCTGTCGAGACCTCCTCTGCGTGACGGCGACCGACACCGCGCCGCTGTGTGGCGCTCACTTCAATAGCGGCGTCCGTTCCTACAGCGCGGTGCCCCAGAACACCGACTATCATCCCGAGATGGGCGTCCGAATTCTCATCTCCGCGCTCGCCCGCAGCGGGGCCCGCTTCGACGTCGGCGTCGAGCCGATCCTGACCCACGCGACCAGCCACTACGTCCGGACCTACCTCGAACTCGACCGGAAGGCGAGCGCGGCCGACGCCGCCCTCGAGCACCTCGGGCACGTCTACCACTGCGAGGACTGCCTCTACCGCGAGACCGAACACGGACAGGTCGCCGACCCGCTCGAGCGCTGTCCCCACTGTGGCGGCGAGCGCCTGCTCACCGCCGGCCCGGTCTGGCTCGGTCCGGTTCAGGACACCGAGTTCGTCGCTGACGTCCGCGCGGCGGTTCCCGACTCGTTCGGCACCGCCGAGAAGTCGCGAGAGCTCTGCGAAACCCTCGAGGCGGAGCTCGACGAACCCACGCACTACGACCAGCACAAGCTCTGCAAGAACTGGGGGCTGCCCGCGAACGCGATGGACGACTTCCTGGCCGATCTTCGGGATGCAGGCCACGCGGCCTCGCCGGCACACTACGGCGGGACGACGTTCAAGACCGACGCGAGCGTCGGCGAGATCCGAGCGGCGACCGAAGGCAGCCTCGAGTAG
- a CDS encoding type 1 glutamine amidotransferase, producing the protein MIDPSADDRLRIALLNAAHKRESTRRNFERELDAELVEFHCPSGELPDTFDFDACVVTGSSASVYWDRPWIGALKEWVGEAVAAGLPFLGVCYGHQLLADVLGGRVEDMGEYEIGYRAVEHDGANRLLTGVGEEFTVFTTHSDRVAAAPPDATVFARNEYGIHGFRRDRVFGVQFHPEYDMTTAERVTAGKDGDLEPERIQSVLEGIDAERYETACEAKRLFDNFVGFVREQRSVECGADVAGTDAAATVGEAFVDADATGATAESPLESSVDSSRSS; encoded by the coding sequence GTGATCGACCCGTCGGCCGACGATCGGCTCCGGATCGCCCTGCTGAACGCGGCGCACAAACGCGAGAGCACGCGACGGAACTTCGAGCGGGAACTCGACGCGGAGCTCGTCGAGTTTCACTGTCCCTCCGGCGAACTCCCCGACACGTTCGACTTCGACGCCTGCGTCGTCACCGGCTCGAGCGCCTCCGTCTACTGGGATCGGCCGTGGATCGGCGCGTTAAAGGAGTGGGTCGGCGAGGCCGTCGCGGCCGGACTGCCGTTTCTGGGCGTCTGTTACGGCCACCAACTGCTCGCGGACGTCCTCGGCGGCCGCGTCGAGGACATGGGCGAGTACGAGATCGGCTACCGGGCCGTCGAACACGACGGAGCGAACCGGCTGCTGACCGGCGTCGGCGAGGAGTTCACCGTCTTCACCACCCACTCCGACCGCGTGGCCGCGGCGCCGCCGGACGCGACGGTGTTCGCCAGAAACGAGTACGGCATCCACGGCTTCCGGCGAGACCGCGTCTTCGGCGTCCAGTTCCACCCCGAGTACGACATGACGACGGCCGAGCGCGTGACCGCCGGGAAAGACGGCGACCTCGAGCCCGAGCGGATTCAGTCCGTCCTCGAGGGTATCGACGCCGAGCGCTACGAGACCGCCTGCGAGGCCAAACGGCTGTTCGACAACTTCGTCGGGTTCGTCCGCGAACAGCGGTCCGTCGAGTGCGGCGCCGACGTCGCCGGTACGGATGCCGCCGCGACCGTCGGCGAGGCGTTCGTCGACGCCGACGCTACTGGCGCTACGGCCGAATCGCCTCTGGAATCGTCGGTCGACTCGAGCCGGTCGTCCTGA